The Setaria italica strain Yugu1 chromosome IX, Setaria_italica_v2.0, whole genome shotgun sequence genome has a window encoding:
- the LOC101760554 gene encoding uncharacterized protein LOC101760554 — MERHGSPSAGRPRPVDLAKTKVVVAMSKGEESERRYFTRLIEEMEMEEEEEEEEEEEESGKITKERPLPHIVKYHDLLEKLWGWDRLLDLGIAVPLSVYTTYLEEYHRHNVHAATTFTSLSAPAGTCLTNEKRLVSALKLRVETEQETSLMIWRSIIPSCLIQEHARSVVHTADCSFSDVSGVALLCIAKEAELMFEFLRLEAPIDDELITQCTAIRLCALSLTNCTRDNSVSASAVMLGMVKEAEMMCSWMRKNNKPIDFSFYAAPSEMWDCNVIRRSTMEFMVNKLLKNSSAAKHKTVKEEPAAEHMTVKEEPAAEHMTVTEEPARSGPGGDGDNIAADGAANTTGGSQYKKGAEKSNKWKGGENFGGEKSNKRKRKEEDVLGKIWCWERLVIPPDSSVKWSDYRSYLEKYYESNASGFVAAAAAKNPQNVTDMGLAVAKFCLEMEEELLSVWNTQVLHRFGEPVAACAIVESSLIKEHALLICGTGAELDLPSAIAFVCITKEAELMCELLKHGAQPSSQFIQLSSVIRICALGLLKGHQSFASAAAMMGLANEAEEMCDWMKRENKLVTLSLPEQRGLEVSHLIRNTALDVMASILHESSFPSSKTPDDAMP; from the exons ATGGAGCGCCACGGCTCCCCTTCAGCGGGGCGTCCCCGTCCCGTCGACCTCGCGAAGACGAAGGTGGTCGTGGCAATGAGCAAGGGAGAAGAGTCAGAGAGGAGGTATTTTACTCGTCTCATTgaagagatggagatggaggaggaggaagaggaggaggaggaggaggaggagtccgGTAAAATTACAAAGGAGAGGCCTCTTCCACACATTGTCAAGTACCATG ATCTCTTGGAGAAATTATGGGGGTGGGACAGGCTGCTTGACTTGGGGATTGCCGTGCCCTTGTCTGTCTATACCACATACCTTGAAGAGTATCACCGTCACAATGTGCATGCAGCTACTACATTCACGAGCCTATCTGCTCCCGCTGGGACT TGTCTCACGAATGAGAAGCGACTTGTATCTGCGTTGAAGCTCCGGGTGGAAACTGAACAGGAGACGAGCTTGATGATATGGAGATCAATCATTCCGAGTTGCCTGATCCAGGAGCATGCACGTTCAGTGGTCCACACAGCAGATTGCAGCTTTTCTGATGTTTCTGGTGTGGCTTTGTTG TGTATTGCTAAGGAGGCTGAGCTGATGTTTGAGTTCCTGAGGCTTGAAGCACCCATTGATGATGAATTAATCACCCAGTGCACAGCAATACGCTTGTGTGCCTTGAGCCTTACGAACTGCACTCGGGACAATTCTGTTTCTGCATCCGCTGTTATGTTG GGTATGGTGAAGGAGGCTGAAATGATGTGTTCGTGGATGCGTAAAAATAATAAGCCTATTGATTTCTCTTTTTATGCCGCACCTAGTGAGATGTGGGACTGCAATGTTATCCGGCGCAGTACCATGGAATTTATGGTCAACAAATTACTAAAAAATTCTTCGGCTGCCAAGCACAAGACTGTTAAGGAAGAACCTGCTGCTGAGCACATGACTGTCAAGGAAGAACCTGCTGCTGAGCACATGACTGTTACGGAAGAACCTGCTAGAAGTGGTCCTGGGGGTGATGGGGATAATATTGCTGCTGATGGAGCAGCAAACACCACAGG GGGTTCTCAGTATAAGAAAGGTGCTGAGAAGAGTAACAAGTGGAAAGGTGGTGAGAATTTCGGTGGTGAGAAGAGTAataagaggaagaggaaagaag AAGATGTTTTGGGTAAAATATGGTGTTGGGAAAGGCTGGTGATTCCACCAGACAGTTCTGTTAAGTGGTCTGACTATAGGAGCTACCTTGAGAAGTATTATGAAAGCAATGCTTCTGGGttcgttgctgctgctgctgctaaaaATCCGCAAAATGTTACTGACATGGGCCTTGCTGTTGCCAAATTT TGTCTCGAGATGGAGGAGGAACTCCTGTCTGTGTGGAATACTCAAGTGTTGCATAGGTTTGGTGAGCCCGTAGCAGCCTGCGCTATCGTGGAGAGTAGCCTGATCAAGGAGCATGCGCTTTTAATCTGTGGCACAGGGGCTGAATTGGATCTTCCTTCTGCCATTGCTTTTGTG TGTATTACCAAGGAGGCTGAACTGATGTGTGAGCTGCTGAAGCATGGTGCTCAGCCTTCTTCTCAATTCATCCAGCTGAGCAGCGTAATCCGCATATGCGCCTTGGGCCTTCTCAAAGGACACCAATCTtttgcttctgctgctgcaaTGATG GGTTTGGCAAATGAGGCCGAAGAGATGTGCGATTGGATGAAGAGAGAGAACAAGCTTGTTACCTTAAGCTTGCCCGAGCAGCGTGGACTCGAGGTTTCCCACTTGATCCGGAATACAGCCTTGGATGTTATGGCCAGCATATTGCATGAGTCTTCCTTCCCATCCTCCAAG ACGCCGGATGATGCAATGCCATGA
- the LOC101760966 gene encoding uncharacterized protein LOC101760966 isoform X2, with translation MESHGYPSAGRLNELVVANPRKEDVAERSKEESERKYFSRLIKQMEMQKQIEMEMKEEGKQMQMEEEEYFMPKPKIVKYHDLLEKLWGWDRLLPKATSVSLSVYITYLEEYHRRNVHAVTTDTSISALAETCLSNEKQLVSELKLWVTREQETSLMIRRSIILSCLIQEHARSVVHTADKSSFSDVSGAALLCIAKEAGLTCELLRRGADPIDDYLINQGRVIRSCALSLMNCTSVYSSAAMLGMAKEAEMMCMWMLKNNKPVDFYDDPIPREIRDRHTVRSGTLNFMVRILEKSSAEHKIDKEEPASRSGPRGDGYGIAVDGAANTTRGSMEEGFWEKLWGWERLVPLCSYAKWSDYGRYLEEYYKHNANEFVAAAAAKNPQNTNTTDMGAAVAKCLKMEEELLRCSLDDSSTIIESSLIKDRALKICGTRDIPSIVAFVCIKEEADLMCELLKHGAKPSDDIIQLSSVIRMCALSLVYLREPQSIASAAAMVGMANEAKRMCDWMKRENRLITLSLPQPRELHRSCVIRMKALDVMTRMLHECFFSSSKPNTVRTAATSGHPDALPEEGASSQASVEDSPKPKRRRKPNKPDALPEEGAGSQASVEDSPNPKRRPNPIKT, from the exons ATGGAGTCCCACGGCTACCCTTCAGCGGGGCGTCTCAACGAGCTGGTCGTGGCGAATCCCAGGAAAGAAGATGTGGCGGAACGCAGCAAAGAAGAGTCGGAAAGGAAGTATTTTAGTCGTCTCATCAAACAGATGGAGATGCAGAAACAGATAGAGAtggagatgaaggaggaagGGAAACAGATGCagatggaggaagaggagtactTTATGCCGAAGCCAAAGATTGTCAAGTACCATG ATCTCTTGGAGAAATTATGGGGATGGGACAGACTGCTACCAAAGGCGACTTCCGTGTCTTTGTCTGTCTATATCACATACCTTGAAGAGTATCACCGTCGCAATGTGCACGCAGTTACTACGGACACGAGCATATCTGCTCTCGCTGAGACT TGTCTCAGCAATGAGAAGCAACTTGTATCTGAGTTGAAGCTCTGGGTGACACGTGAACAGGAGACGAGCTTGATGATACGGAGATCAATCATTCTGAGTTGCCTGATCCAGGAGCATGCACGCTCAGTGGTCCACACAGCAGATAAAAGCAGCTTTTCTGATGTTTCTGGTGCGGCTTTGTTG TGTATTGCCAAGGAGGCTGGCCTGACGTGTGAGTTGCTGAGGCGTGGCGCTGATCCCATTGATGATTATTTAATCAACCAGGGCAGAGTGATACGCTCGTGTGCCTTGAGCCTAATGAACTGCACTTCTGTTTATTCCTCTGCTGCTATGTTG GGTATGGCGAAGGAGGCTGAAATGATGTGTATGTGGATGCTTAAAAATAACAAGCCTGTTGATTTCTATGATGATCCCATACCTCGTGAGATTCGAGACAGACACACAGTCCGGTCCGGTACCTTGAATTTTATGGTCCGCATACTAGAAAAGTCTTCTGCTGAGCACAAGATTGATAAGGAAGAACCTGCTAGTAGAAGTGGTCCTCGTGGTGATGGGTATGGCATTGCTGTTGATGGAGCAGCAAACACCACAAG GGGCAGCATGGAAGAAG GTTTTTGGGAGAAACTATGGGGTTGGGAAAGGCTGGTCCCACTATGCAGTTATGCTAAGTGGTCTGACTATGGCCGATATCTTGAGGAGTATTACAAACACAATGCTAATGagtttgttgctgctgctgctgccaagaATCCACAAAATACCAATACTACTGATATGGGTGCTGCTGTTGCCAAA TGTCTCAAGATGGAGGAGGAACTCCTGCGGTGTAGCCTGGATGACTCCAGCACTATCATTGAGAGTAGCCTGATCAAGGACCGTGCACTTAAAATCTGTGGCACCAGGGATATTCCTTCTATTGTTGCTTTTGTG TGTATTAAAGAGGAGGCTGACCTGATGTGTGAGCTGCTGAAGCATGGTGCTAAGCCTTCTGATGACATCATCCAGCTGAGCAGCGTGATCCGCATGTGCGCCTTGAGCCTTGTGTACCTCAGAGAACCCCAATCTATTGCTTCCGCCGCTGCAATGGTG GGTATGGCAAATGAGGCTAAAAGGATGTGTGATTGGATGAAGAGAGAGAACAGGCTTATTACCTTAAGCTTGCCTCAGCCTCGTGAGCTCCACCGGAGCTGCGTGATCCGGATGAAAGCCTTGGATGTTATGACCAGAATGTTGCATGAgtgtttcttttcttcctccaaG CCAAATACTGTTCGCACTGCCGCAACCTCGGGCCATCCTGATGCTCTTCCAGAAGAAGGCGCCAGCTCCCAGGCTTCAGTCGAAGACTCGCCCAAGCCCAAGCGCCGGCGCAAGCCCAACAAACCTGATGCTCTTCCAGAAGAAGGCGCCGGCTCCCAGGCTTCAGTCGAAGACTCGCCCAATCCCAAGCGCCGGCCCAATCCCATCAAGACTTAA
- the LOC101760966 gene encoding uncharacterized protein LOC101760966 isoform X1, which produces MESHGYPSAGRLNELVVANPRKEDVAERSKEESERKYFSRLIKQMEMQKQIEMEMKEEGKQMQMEEEEYFMPKPKIVKYHDLLEKLWGWDRLLPKATSVSLSVYITYLEEYHRRNVHAVTTDTSISALAETCLSNEKQLVSELKLWVTREQETSLMIRRSIILSCLIQEHARSVVHTADKSSFSDVSGAALLCIAKEAGLTCELLRRGADPIDDYLINQGRVIRSCALSLMNCTSVYSSAAMLGMAKEAEMMCMWMLKNNKPVDFYDDPIPREIRDRHTVRSGTLNFMVRILEKSSAEHKIDKEEPASRSGPRGDGYGIAVDGAANTTRGSMEEGFWEKLWGWERLVPLCSYAKWSDYGRYLEEYYKHNANEFVAAAAAKNPQNTNTTDMGAAVAKVCLKMEEELLRCSLDDSSTIIESSLIKDRALKICGTRDIPSIVAFVCIKEEADLMCELLKHGAKPSDDIIQLSSVIRMCALSLVYLREPQSIASAAAMVGMANEAKRMCDWMKRENRLITLSLPQPRELHRSCVIRMKALDVMTRMLHECFFSSSKPNTVRTAATSGHPDALPEEGASSQASVEDSPKPKRRRKPNKPDALPEEGAGSQASVEDSPNPKRRPNPIKT; this is translated from the exons ATGGAGTCCCACGGCTACCCTTCAGCGGGGCGTCTCAACGAGCTGGTCGTGGCGAATCCCAGGAAAGAAGATGTGGCGGAACGCAGCAAAGAAGAGTCGGAAAGGAAGTATTTTAGTCGTCTCATCAAACAGATGGAGATGCAGAAACAGATAGAGAtggagatgaaggaggaagGGAAACAGATGCagatggaggaagaggagtactTTATGCCGAAGCCAAAGATTGTCAAGTACCATG ATCTCTTGGAGAAATTATGGGGATGGGACAGACTGCTACCAAAGGCGACTTCCGTGTCTTTGTCTGTCTATATCACATACCTTGAAGAGTATCACCGTCGCAATGTGCACGCAGTTACTACGGACACGAGCATATCTGCTCTCGCTGAGACT TGTCTCAGCAATGAGAAGCAACTTGTATCTGAGTTGAAGCTCTGGGTGACACGTGAACAGGAGACGAGCTTGATGATACGGAGATCAATCATTCTGAGTTGCCTGATCCAGGAGCATGCACGCTCAGTGGTCCACACAGCAGATAAAAGCAGCTTTTCTGATGTTTCTGGTGCGGCTTTGTTG TGTATTGCCAAGGAGGCTGGCCTGACGTGTGAGTTGCTGAGGCGTGGCGCTGATCCCATTGATGATTATTTAATCAACCAGGGCAGAGTGATACGCTCGTGTGCCTTGAGCCTAATGAACTGCACTTCTGTTTATTCCTCTGCTGCTATGTTG GGTATGGCGAAGGAGGCTGAAATGATGTGTATGTGGATGCTTAAAAATAACAAGCCTGTTGATTTCTATGATGATCCCATACCTCGTGAGATTCGAGACAGACACACAGTCCGGTCCGGTACCTTGAATTTTATGGTCCGCATACTAGAAAAGTCTTCTGCTGAGCACAAGATTGATAAGGAAGAACCTGCTAGTAGAAGTGGTCCTCGTGGTGATGGGTATGGCATTGCTGTTGATGGAGCAGCAAACACCACAAG GGGCAGCATGGAAGAAG GTTTTTGGGAGAAACTATGGGGTTGGGAAAGGCTGGTCCCACTATGCAGTTATGCTAAGTGGTCTGACTATGGCCGATATCTTGAGGAGTATTACAAACACAATGCTAATGagtttgttgctgctgctgctgccaagaATCCACAAAATACCAATACTACTGATATGGGTGCTGCTGTTGCCAAAGTC TGTCTCAAGATGGAGGAGGAACTCCTGCGGTGTAGCCTGGATGACTCCAGCACTATCATTGAGAGTAGCCTGATCAAGGACCGTGCACTTAAAATCTGTGGCACCAGGGATATTCCTTCTATTGTTGCTTTTGTG TGTATTAAAGAGGAGGCTGACCTGATGTGTGAGCTGCTGAAGCATGGTGCTAAGCCTTCTGATGACATCATCCAGCTGAGCAGCGTGATCCGCATGTGCGCCTTGAGCCTTGTGTACCTCAGAGAACCCCAATCTATTGCTTCCGCCGCTGCAATGGTG GGTATGGCAAATGAGGCTAAAAGGATGTGTGATTGGATGAAGAGAGAGAACAGGCTTATTACCTTAAGCTTGCCTCAGCCTCGTGAGCTCCACCGGAGCTGCGTGATCCGGATGAAAGCCTTGGATGTTATGACCAGAATGTTGCATGAgtgtttcttttcttcctccaaG CCAAATACTGTTCGCACTGCCGCAACCTCGGGCCATCCTGATGCTCTTCCAGAAGAAGGCGCCAGCTCCCAGGCTTCAGTCGAAGACTCGCCCAAGCCCAAGCGCCGGCGCAAGCCCAACAAACCTGATGCTCTTCCAGAAGAAGGCGCCGGCTCCCAGGCTTCAGTCGAAGACTCGCCCAATCCCAAGCGCCGGCCCAATCCCATCAAGACTTAA